The Coffea arabica cultivar ET-39 chromosome 9c, Coffea Arabica ET-39 HiFi, whole genome shotgun sequence nucleotide sequence AAATAACTCCAACTTCTAATAAAGTAGACGAAGAgttagaaatgaaggaaaaatggtagAGAAAGCTCATATGCAAAACCGACCATAGAAAAGCAATTAAAACCAATCCGATTAGGGTGGTAGAACCGACCCTAGGTGGTGGTAGATAAAAGCTTAATTCAATTACAGAATAAACAAACTCTCCAACTCTTTAAGCACTCAAGCTTTGATAATCAAACCCGCAAGAAGTGTATTTATAAAGATAAAATCTAGAACAAGGTGTTTAGAAATATGAAAACTAATATCTAACAGAGCTAAAAACGAAACTAGCTCAAAGAGctttattgaatttgaaaactAATCTATTCTAAGCTCTCTATCTACTAACAAAGGTTGGCAAAGGTCTCCCTTTGTTCTTGAATTGTGAGGGGTATTTATAGGTATTTGGATGAGTTTAAGACAAAACTTAAATTATCATCCATGACCTCATTGCTTGATTATTGTCAAGAATCTCCAAAATTGCAGCTGCAAATTCAActaaaatacataaaaagttttcaagaaaagttgcaCATGTATCAAAGTCAGGATTTGCTGCTGGAATTTCTTTTTGACAGATTGCATGAATTATTTCTCCATGAAAACGGCAGAATCTGCTCTTGTGCTCGCTTGAAAGTCGTAGCTCTTTGAATTATCTTTCCATagcatcaagaatcatcccatttGGACTtttgtaggctgagatatggtCGAAATACCATCACCTGGTCAAACCCCTGTTTCAATTTCCAaccacagaatgcagcttctgtattttGACGTTTTGTCTATGAAAACAGCAAaattggatttcgatgtcttcataccaattgtaggtctctttcttagctttaaaatggtataaatatgacctcaatccgataagtgtagctctagatatagtcgaaatactgaaaagtgtcaaaactgtcttgacttgcattttctcacttgaacatttttcacttcatttatCTTTTaaccacttgaattcatcacctATTATCTATTTTTCACCTCACTTGACAttctttggtgattgaatcatttAATCCTGcataaaatgaagtttttaccactaaaatcaatagaaatgcaatattagtcacttttaccaaaaatgtatatttttaccaaaacctagctattttagttataaaactaaataattaaaccaaaatcaactaataaaatgcacttaaaaatacgtaaaatgaACCCTTGTCAATAGTATATATACtgtcaatatatataaaatttactcaaaaaaaatgTCATCACATCTTGTACTTTGCATCGacattgtttcttttttgttgtcTTTATAGGGAATAGTTAATTAATATATCAAAAACCTCCAAATGTAAAGGCTTAACATCATTAAATTTAGTATTTGGATAGTTTATATGGCTTCTTAAATATTGTGTAACTGAAATATATCTACTTAATAATCCGTTTTTCCATTACATATATGCACCTCATTTTAAACGCATGTGCTCTTGACATACTTAGAATCCTAAACCTAAAAACATTAAATTATAAAAGAAACACATCCACATAGACATAGAAACGCAAAACAAAATTTGGTAATCTGAATCCGTGGCCTGAAGGAAACTTCAAATTAAAACTTGAATCGTtgaatttatttcatcatgACTCCTGCATATCGCAAGGTTAAATTGCGCAATCATTTGACAGGATCCCTCCTTTCATTAACGTTAGTTGAAGAATTTTCTCAACTAAGTTTCATGCTAGCTTATGGTACTTAACAAGGGTTTTATCTGTTCCAAGTATCAATGATTTAtacatggaaaaaaaataacttacaaatcaaaaaattttctccaaCTAAAGCTAACAAGGGATGTTTCTTGAGTTGCGAACTTGAGTTCGAACTAAGGCAGAAAAGAACTTGAGTTTGGTCAAGCCCTAGTCGAGTCAAGTTGTTCGTATGTCACAACTTGCTTACATTTCAACAGTTAGGTTCAATTCTAGATATAGATGCAACATCCCTTTCCATTTTTTACCTTGGATAGGGGTACAAATATAGcatacaaaataataataaatttgtCACCTTTGGATAAAAAAAAGGTGCACAAAGCAAAGGTACAAGATTATGCGAACAGTGAAGTCTGAACTTATCTCAGATTCTCACCAAGAAGCTGAAAGTAACAAAGTGATGATTCAGTTCAACGTAAGTACAAAACATCAAGAACTTGTCTCACACTGCCACCTAGCTTTATCGCATGCAACTTGGCTTTTTCTTCATGGGACAGTACAAAAACGTGTTTCCTCAATTCTCAAGTCGTGTACAAACAGATAACCACAACGTATTTCCTCTGTAACTAAAAAGCCCAGCAAGCATTCATTTTCACAATTTTCTTGGCCTCAGAAATGGAGAAGCCATTAGCAGCTTCAGCCGGGGGGAAATGACGATAATGGAGGAAAAAGGGCCCCTTTTGAAGTCCCTTGTGGATGTAGATTTGACCCAACCGATGAAGAATTGATGGTTTATCTGAGGAACAAAATTATGCGTGGCTGCGATGATTTGCCTGACTATATTCCCACCGCTGATGTTTTCGGAACAAGCCCTGATCAACTCCCTTTCATCTGGAATTTTGGTTGCGATTCTTCAATTGCATGTCCGTAATTTTGAGGGGATTTAACGAAATTTGTTTGGAAGCGTGTAATTTTGTCAGCGTGGATGAAGTTtgaatttcttcttccttttctttttttatttattagtgtTTTTTAAGCATGCATGTTGGTTTAATCAGAaggaataattttgtgaaatttttttggTTCAACGACCTTGTGATTGGATTAGACTTGATCCGGATTCTGCAAGTATGAATTTTAGAATGGGGGCTGTAAAATGACTTTTCTAGGCTGAGGCACTCCTCGATtgtgaattgagtgagttggtTTGCATATGCTTAAATCAGTCCCTCTCTCTACCTCTTCCCAATCTGGTAGACGGATGGCTCGAGGTTGATTCTTCAACTGCTCGAGCTACTCATACTCCCCTACTGATATATTTTTACATCCCATGGTTTCGGCAAATAATTTTGCCCGTTCATTTTGGCGCAAGAGAGCTCGATCACTGAAGAGTGCATCATGATCTGTGGCCGCCTGGCTGATGGGTGCGGCTCCTTCATCGTGAGGAAAGGCTGCACAGCAGTAGTAGGGGCGTTGTTGGCTGAAAGAGTGTGGGGGCTTGGGTTTGAGAAATCTGTCAAATTTGAAGCTTTAGAAACTACAGGGGGACAATATTTACTGAATTTGTGGTGAAATACATCAGTATGagctacagttttttttttttttttgggtctaaaCTTCATTGTTATGTTCccaaaatgaatttaaaaaaaatcgttcaaaacgtccttcatattttgtaaaataacttttttcgtccctcacttttaaaagtgtatttttacgtcccttataaatttacattggtcaaatttagtccttaCTTAGGTTTCTGACTAGTTTTTTGTCGGAATTCATCATCTACCTTGCATGTAATTATTTTTTAGagacaaaattgtcaaattaaaatttatataatcCGATCTATAGTCctttacatttcacaaaatgaattgtttcgtctctcacattttacaaaataaattttttaatttctcacatttcacaaaatgtatttttttcatccctcattaaCCAGTGtacaaatagttttttttttaaatccatgtgtatatctatttaatttcacatGAACATTACGAAtagcatataatatatatttatttgattgcaCCTAAATAGACTAATTATAATTGTAtacatgctattcaatagatatatacatgagtttaaatctaacaattttattttaaatccatatatatatttatttgattttaccatttgattctattcaatatttgtaacctttctcttttggtaataattcatttattgagttaTGTAATAAGACCATCTAATTAGTTGATCCTAATTGGAATTCTATAGTCATGCTAACAAATTAcagtttaaatctgaaatttttactcGCCACCTTTAAGACTAACAGTTGAATTTCTTGCCTTATGAttgtttaaaatttgaaagtgtcaattacttacttttttttgtcatacttttcgtttgtttatttttctgtccaaatttaattcgatataacacttgataatgtttaggattaaatgtcttctttattttcaatttttgaataaaaggaaatgaacatgagtgaaaaaataataatttttctaaactcctgtatatatttatttgatttcgcCTGAACGTAACCTGAACAGTACGTTCAggcaaaatcaaataaagatatattacatgctattcgtattattcaagtgaaattaaatagacatataaatgagtttaaaaaaatgttatttgtacacatgatcaatgagagatgaaaatttttattttataaaatataaaggatgaaaaaatttattttgtaaaagtaaaatcaaatagatatatacataagtttaaaaaaaaagtttttcgtACACATATTCAATGAGcgataaaaaaatttatctgTAAAATACGAAGGAtgtaaaaattcattttgtaaaatgtgagagacaaacaatttatttttgtgaaatgtgagggacaaaaaaattcattttgtgagaTGTAAGGGATTATGGAtcggattatgtaaattttggttTGACAagacaattttacccttaaaaaatgatcacgcgCAAGATACGTGGTGGATTCCAACCAAAAACTAGTCGGTAATCTAGATAGGAACTAAATTTGactaatgtgaatttgtaaaggatgtaaaagtatatttttaaaagtgagggacgaaaatagccattttgtaaaatgtcaaagatgttttgaacgattttcccaaaaaataaagggtaaaataccaaaaatctCCTTGTGGTTTGataaatgttcaatttaactccctCTAGTTTAGAAATCTACACTATAACTCCCTATGGTGTTGACTAAATTAAAAATTGGGCAAAAAGTATCAAATCTAACGGTTGTGTGTGAAATGTCAATATTACCCCTACTACATGTAAGATGCTTTCcattcaatttttaatttagtcAAAATGACAGGGAGTaatagtgtaatttttcaaattagagggagttaaattaaatatttgacaAACCATAGGGAGTTCATTTGTATAGGGACATATTGATATCTCACGCATAACCGTTAGATTAGATACTTTCTGTCCAATTTTCAAATTAGTTGAAATCACCGGGAATTATAGTGTAAGTTTCCAAACCAGAGGGAATTAAATTAAACATTTAGTAAATCACAAGGAGTTTTTTGGTATATtatccaaaaataaaagatacatTGTTAAATCTCCTTGCATTACACCTATGTAGGAGTCAGCAAACATGATTTGATTTATTAAAAGCTATTATCTCTTTTGTACAATGTCTAAAGTTCGATTCTAGATCACAattcattattattatagttattATTAGTAAACGTCATTCTCTTTCCGATCTATCACTTGCTGATTGGTAGCCATCCTCTACTTATTCCAATAATACTTTAGAATCAACTCTTCTTAGACCCTTTAAATAATAAGCTAGACTAAAGCGTTATAGTacagcttcaaaaaaaaaaaaatgtattagaGAGAACTTCCTATGTAAGTTCTATAGTCTTTTCTCAAGGGCAGGTAAGATCTGCCTTCTACTTTCCTAAGGACTCTCTTTGCCATCTTTGTTGGTTTTCTAATTATCATCAGCATCTGTCGATGTTTAGACATTTCCTTTATCCACCTGGTTATTAGTTTTGCATCCAATAGATCCTGTTCTTAATAATTATATTAATTGTCATTTCGAGTTAACGTAGTTAGTTGTTAATCATTTCAaaagcttttatttttttgataatttgtaGATAGGTGCGAGTATAGCACTGGAGAGAAATGGTTTTGTTATACCGTAGAGCCAAATGACAATGTGTTCACTGGAGATGGTTATTGGACGACTACATCTGAAGAAGCTATCTACATTGATGGTCAAGTAGATGGCTACAAGAAAGAATTCATCTATTATTGTGGAATGGAACGTCCTGGGGAAAGTACCAATTGGTACATACACCAATTCAGGCTAAATCCAGACGTGTATATAGTAAATGATGTTGGCAATAATGTTGAATATAAGGTAATCAATTTCCTTTTATGTAAAAAACCATTTACTTGTTAAGATTGCTATGAATATATACGTTACCATTTTGTTATCTCAAACTTACATTATTTAAACTTTTAATAAAGTTCTAATAAAAAAGTGTCTTTGTTTTTCAGATATCTATTGTTGTAGCCTACATGGAATTCCGTAAGGAAACTGTTGTCCAATCGAATCTctgaaagagaaaaataaagagaaagaaCTAGTGAGCTTTTAGGCGATCAAAAGATCAGAATTTGTAATTGAAGCATCAAACTAGTAGGAAGAGGTGATGAaattcaagctttgtagaatcAAGTTCCCTAGATTGCAAGCATTCATGCAATATATAGATTTTGTTTGTAATAACTTTATGATTATGTTGCCTATCTTAAACATCAAAGCATACTTTTGATATGTCTTCTTCTTGTTTTCAACATGTTTCTTCATTGTTGTTTTGGATTTTTCGACTCTTTTGGTACCAAAATCAACAATTGTCATCTTGGCTCCCATTttatttccaaatccaaacattCAACATTAGGGCCATCAATAACTCCCAATATTTTCTTAATTTGAATGAAGTGTCAATCTTAAACATATGACATTGGCCTATTGTAGAAGTTTAACAACACCTTCAGAAGACTTACAAGAAGGCAGGGATTAGCACTGTGACGGGCGtagggtatacatataacattaaactcatcctaatcaaattttacatttataaactcctaaataccctaCACGCGATTtgtcgcaagtatacgaatcgtgagcgagtatagggtattaagggtcgatcccacaaggaagattgcaattaccggtactactaaagcttctctattatttaaactatcaatgtattataagaaatgaaacctactgaacttatgcaaaataacaaatgaaaactccttaggttatggtatccctaacttCTCATGCAATTGtcatttttggatcattgagtactactatctaggctagttatggtgtaatttccttaaacatgcgAAACCTagtttcgtagtgaatcaactatactcataactaatccatagacattctcatggttatgaaattagttacaagttcatttcttcaatgaaattacatgaaattaatcactaaaaccacataggtgcacctctactctcgtgagtgtactccctatgtttagcacttcttaaactagtgttaaatctcaattttcattgcagaaacaacaccttagataatcacaattaatggtaccagattaatcatgatttaaagaggcaaagtgctaaataacttgctcaaatcatagcaatcaaataaccaaataataaacactaataatcatagaaagttcaaccaaacccatggcataaactttaaagatacatattaaacacaaaatctagaacttgtatattaactaaacttggaatcaagtacaaaagataaagagtttggaaggaatgtaacccttgtcacatgagttcatctccttgccttcttcatccttcatcttcatctttgactagctaataaacaagactggatgaactgtctaaactactatcctacactaagaaaaatggaagagctACATTTTTCCAGTCCAAGTtctctcccgtatgtctctcttctccttcaatcttgcaagttttggctatataaagataaaagaagtcaagaaaatgaggccTATATCacccttttacagctgcaaagtagttctcacatgtctagcattgcAAGTGATTTGTTAGAGGTGAAAATAAGTTTTCCGCTTAAAGAGCagccttctctgaccacaatccagccacaaatccggccaagtttgctacagtgacattttggtgcacttttgttcaatttccagTTCTGCTCTGATTTTGCGTtacttcaactgaacttttcttgatgataaaagctgatttagctcttgaccaaaacataaaacttgtagatctttgagttagctttccaatgcattaagaatcatctcatttggatctgtgtaggctgataaatgaccaaaatacccttaactGCTTACTGCCCTatttcagcttcgaccaatagaaattagctactgtaattcggctttttAACTTGGAAacccttcaaactggattcagatgtcttcactaaagttgtagatctatctcttatcttcaaattggtttaaaaGTCATCTCAATctgatcattgtagctcaagttatagccaaaatacaaaaatatgtcaaaactatcaaaatgcacaaaatccaagtaaaaagtgataaaaacctcatttaat carries:
- the LOC113708244 gene encoding transcription factor JUNGBRUNNEN 1-like, with product MVYLRNKIMRGCDDLPDYIPTADVFGTSPDQLPFIWNFGCDSSIAYRCEYSTGEKWFCYTVEPNDNVFTGDGYWTTTSEEAIYIDGQVDGYKKEFIYYCGMERPGESTNWYIHQFRLNPDVYIVNDVGNNVEYKISIVVAYMEFRKETVVQSNL